The Allochromatium tepidum genome has a window encoding:
- the murU gene encoding N-acetylmuramate alpha-1-phosphate uridylyltransferase MurU, with protein sequence MKAMILAAGRGERMRPLTDHTPKPLLVAGGKPLIRHHIERLAAAGIRELVINHAHLGAQIEAALGDGSAFGVEIRYSPEEQALETGGGIFRALPLLGPEPFLVVNGDVWTDVDFAGLAIATGDLAHLVLVDNPPHNPEGDFALIDGRVRSEGGPRLTFSGIGVYRPELFDGRSPGAFPLAPLLRRAMAAGRVGGRQHDGHWFDIGTPERLATLDTWLNR encoded by the coding sequence ATGAAAGCGATGATCCTGGCCGCCGGTCGCGGCGAGCGGATGCGTCCGCTCACCGATCACACACCCAAGCCGCTGCTGGTCGCGGGCGGCAAGCCGCTGATCCGGCATCACATCGAGCGGCTGGCGGCGGCCGGCATCCGCGAGCTGGTCATCAATCATGCGCATCTGGGCGCGCAGATCGAAGCGGCGCTGGGGGATGGCTCGGCGTTTGGGGTCGAGATCCGCTATTCGCCCGAGGAACAGGCGCTGGAGACCGGCGGCGGGATCTTCCGCGCCCTGCCGTTGCTCGGCCCGGAACCCTTCCTGGTCGTCAACGGCGATGTCTGGACGGATGTCGATTTCGCCGGACTCGCGATCGCGACAGGGGATCTGGCGCATCTGGTGCTGGTCGACAATCCGCCCCACAATCCCGAGGGCGACTTCGCGCTGATCGACGGGCGCGTCCGGAGTGAGGGAGGGCCGCGCCTGACCTTCAGCGGCATCGGAGTCTATCGGCCCGAGCTGTTCGACGGCCGGTCGCCGGGCGCTTTTCCGCTCGCCCCGCTGCTCCGTCGGGCGATGGCCGCCGGTCGTGTCGGCGGCCGGCAACATGACGGACACTGGTTCGACATCGGGACGCCTGAGCGCCTAGCCACGTTGGACACCTGGCTGAATCGGTAG
- a CDS encoding Uma2 family endonuclease — translation MPQLGAKTGQFTYADYCRWPEDERWELIDGEAFAMCPAPTRLHQEFITECVAQIHPQLKGTGCRLYVAPFDVRLPKTDEADERVDTVVQPDIAVFCDRTRLDDKGARGAPDWVIEILSPATAARDQIHKRALYERHGVREYWLIHPVDRLLTLYRLGEDGRYGAPELLELIGRTEVAALPGVRIDWPAPEAFDL, via the coding sequence ATGCCGCAACTGGGTGCAAAGACAGGCCAATTCACCTATGCCGATTACTGCCGCTGGCCCGAGGACGAGCGCTGGGAGCTGATCGATGGCGAAGCCTTCGCCATGTGCCCGGCGCCGACGCGCCTGCATCAGGAATTCATCACCGAATGCGTCGCCCAGATTCATCCGCAGCTCAAGGGTACAGGCTGCCGTCTCTATGTGGCGCCCTTCGATGTACGTCTGCCCAAGACCGACGAGGCCGACGAGCGGGTCGATACCGTGGTGCAACCGGATATCGCGGTGTTTTGCGATCGCACGCGCCTAGACGACAAGGGCGCTCGGGGCGCGCCGGACTGGGTGATCGAAATCCTCTCCCCGGCGACGGCGGCGAGGGATCAGATTCACAAACGCGCGCTCTATGAACGCCATGGCGTGCGTGAATACTGGCTCATCCATCCGGTTGACCGGCTGTTGACGCTGTACCGCCTTGGCGAGGATGGCCGCTACGGTGCTCCCGAGCTGCTGGAATTGATCGGGCGTACCGAGGTCGCCGCCCTGCCTGGAGTACGGATCGACTGGCCGGCGCCCGAGGCGTTCGATCTTTGA
- the lipA gene encoding lipoyl synthase: MSTPDTLNAPSRATPDTHQRGRDKLARIPIKVETNAPVLRKPSWIRARAPVGPGVARIKKLLRESKLATVCEEAQCPNLGECFAHGTATFMILGDVCTRRCPFCDVAHGRPQPPDPDEPAHLAESIALLGLRYVVITSVDRDDLRDGGAGHFADCLRAIRARNPDTRLECLVPDFRGRESVALDQFAGEAVPDVFNHNLETVPRLYREARPGADYAGSLTLLQAFKARHPSVPTKSGIMLGLGETQDEVLDVMRDLRAHDCDMLTLGQYLQPSRDHLPVRRYWTPDEFDALHRAGEDMGFSNVASGAMVRSSYHADRQAGDLVR, encoded by the coding sequence ATGTCAACGCCGGATACTCTGAACGCGCCCTCACGCGCCACACCCGACACCCACCAGCGCGGCCGGGACAAGCTCGCGCGCATCCCGATCAAGGTCGAGACCAATGCTCCTGTGCTGCGCAAGCCGAGTTGGATTCGTGCGCGTGCGCCTGTCGGTCCGGGCGTGGCGCGGATCAAGAAGCTGTTGCGCGAGAGCAAGCTGGCGACCGTCTGCGAAGAGGCTCAGTGTCCGAATCTGGGCGAGTGCTTCGCGCATGGCACGGCGACCTTCATGATCCTGGGCGATGTCTGCACCCGTCGCTGTCCCTTCTGTGACGTCGCGCACGGTCGCCCTCAGCCGCCCGACCCGGACGAACCGGCGCATCTGGCCGAGTCGATCGCGCTCCTGGGATTGCGCTATGTGGTCATCACCTCGGTCGATCGCGACGATCTGCGCGATGGCGGGGCAGGGCACTTCGCCGACTGTCTGCGTGCTATCCGTGCACGAAATCCAGATACCCGGCTCGAATGCCTGGTGCCGGATTTTCGCGGTCGCGAGTCGGTGGCGCTTGATCAGTTCGCGGGCGAAGCCGTGCCGGACGTCTTCAATCACAATCTCGAAACCGTCCCGCGTCTCTATCGCGAGGCGCGTCCGGGGGCCGATTATGCCGGTTCCCTAACACTGCTCCAGGCGTTCAAAGCGCGTCATCCTTCGGTTCCGACCAAATCCGGGATCATGCTCGGACTCGGTGAGACCCAGGACGAGGTGCTCGACGTCATGCGCGATCTGCGCGCCCACGACTGCGACATGCTCACGCTCGGGCAGTATCTCCAGCCCTCGCGCGATCATCTGCCGGTGCGCCGCTACTGGACCCCGGACGAGTTCGACGCCCTGCACCGGGCCGGTGAGGACATGGGTTTCTCCAATGTGGCCAGCGGCGCCATGGTGCGCTCGTCCTATCACGCCGACCGGCAGGCCGGTGATCTGGTGCGCTGA
- the idi gene encoding isopentenyl-diphosphate Delta-isomerase yields MTAHIVPLPAAGDLERAAQRDAAEKLILVDEQDRPIGVAGKLEPHELGQLHRAFSILVFNAEGELLLQRRADSKYHFASRWSNTCCGHPRPGETTPMAAGRRLKEEFGIRVPLNERAEFVYRAADQASGLIEHEYLHVFYGVHTETPRPDPTEVGAWRWMSVPAIKRALRRHPEWFTPWFKLLVERMLSD; encoded by the coding sequence TTGACGGCTCACATCGTGCCCCTGCCGGCAGCGGGTGATCTGGAGCGTGCCGCCCAGCGCGATGCCGCCGAGAAGTTGATCCTGGTCGACGAGCAGGATCGCCCTATCGGTGTCGCCGGTAAGCTCGAACCGCATGAACTCGGCCAACTGCATCGTGCCTTCTCGATCCTGGTCTTCAATGCCGAGGGCGAGCTGCTGTTGCAGCGCCGGGCCGACAGCAAGTATCACTTCGCCTCACGCTGGTCGAACACCTGCTGCGGTCATCCGCGTCCGGGCGAGACCACGCCGATGGCGGCCGGTCGGCGGCTGAAGGAAGAGTTCGGCATCCGCGTGCCGCTGAACGAGCGCGCCGAGTTCGTCTACCGGGCCGCGGATCAGGCGAGCGGGCTGATCGAGCACGAATATCTGCACGTCTTCTACGGCGTCCATACCGAGACTCCGCGTCCCGATCCGACCGAGGTCGGCGCCTGGCGCTGGATGTCGGTGCCGGCGATCAAGCGCGCCCTGCGCCGGCATCCCGAGTGGTTCACCCCCTGGTTCAAGCTGCTCGTCGAGCGTATGCTGAGCGACTGA
- a CDS encoding RuBisCO large subunit C-terminal-like domain-containing protein gives MKASDWAGFFADEASLDREAYLFLDYYLECSGDPELAAAHFCSEQSTAQWRRVGSDEDLRPRFGARVVDLQILDGPRPEFSYGVGSGSDGPVMACRLRIAHPHGNFGPRLPNLLSAICGEGTFFSPGAPIVKLLDIEFPETYLACFQGPQFGVAGLRERLQVHDRPIFFGVIKPNIGLPPEAFAELGYESWLGGLDIAKDDEMLTDTDWCPLDRRAELLGEARRRAEVATGVPKIYLANITDEVDRLVELHDRAVARGANALLINAMPTGLSAVRMLRKHAQVPLMAHFPFIAPFARLERFGVHTRVFTKLQRLAGYDVIIMPGFGPRMHMTDDEVRACATACLEPMGPIKPSLPVPGGSDWAGTLRPLYEKLGTVDFGFVPGRGVFGHPMGPRAGAASIRQAWEAIVAGETLEEWAKRHPELSAAIAAFGRPAHDQAASPQSSDPASEANAAGGDS, from the coding sequence ATGAAAGCAAGCGATTGGGCCGGCTTCTTCGCCGATGAGGCATCCCTGGATCGGGAAGCCTATCTCTTCCTCGATTACTACCTGGAATGCTCCGGCGATCCCGAGCTGGCCGCCGCGCACTTCTGCTCCGAGCAGTCGACCGCGCAATGGCGTCGCGTCGGTTCCGATGAGGATCTGCGGCCTCGGTTCGGCGCGCGCGTGGTCGATCTCCAGATCCTCGACGGTCCGCGTCCGGAATTCAGCTATGGTGTGGGGTCGGGTTCGGACGGTCCGGTCATGGCCTGTCGGCTGCGCATCGCCCATCCGCACGGCAATTTCGGCCCGCGTCTGCCGAACCTGCTGAGTGCGATCTGTGGCGAGGGGACGTTCTTCTCGCCCGGCGCGCCCATCGTCAAGCTGCTCGACATCGAGTTTCCCGAGACCTATCTGGCCTGCTTCCAAGGCCCTCAGTTCGGCGTCGCGGGCTTGCGCGAGCGGTTGCAGGTCCATGATCGGCCGATCTTCTTCGGCGTCATCAAGCCCAATATCGGACTTCCGCCCGAAGCCTTTGCCGAATTGGGTTATGAAAGCTGGCTGGGCGGGCTCGATATTGCCAAGGATGACGAGATGCTGACCGACACCGACTGGTGCCCGCTCGACCGGCGCGCCGAACTTCTGGGTGAAGCGCGGCGGCGGGCCGAGGTCGCGACGGGGGTACCCAAGATCTATCTGGCCAATATCACCGACGAGGTCGATCGGCTGGTCGAGCTGCATGATCGCGCCGTCGCGCGCGGTGCCAATGCGCTGCTGATCAATGCCATGCCGACGGGGCTGAGCGCGGTGCGGATGCTGCGCAAGCACGCCCAGGTGCCGCTGATGGCGCATTTTCCATTCATCGCACCCTTTGCGCGGCTGGAACGCTTCGGTGTCCACACGCGGGTCTTCACCAAGCTGCAACGGTTGGCGGGCTATGACGTCATCATCATGCCCGGCTTCGGGCCACGCATGCACATGACGGATGACGAGGTGCGCGCCTGTGCGACGGCCTGTCTCGAACCCATGGGGCCGATCAAGCCGAGTCTGCCGGTTCCGGGCGGCAGCGATTGGGCCGGTACCCTGCGTCCGCTCTATGAAAAGCTCGGCACGGTCGATTTCGGCTTCGTGCCGGGACGCGGTGTCTTCGGGCATCCGATGGGACCGCGTGCCGGGGCGGCCAGTATCCGTCAGGCCTGGGAGGCGATCGTCGCCGGCGAGACGCTGGAGGAATGGGCCAAGCGTCATCCCGAGCTGAGCGCGGCGATCGCGGCCTTCGGCAGGCCGGCGCATGATCAAGCTGCATCGCCTCAGTCGTCTGATCCGGCCTCCGAAGCGAATGCGGCTGGAGGTGACAGTTGA
- a CDS encoding secondary thiamine-phosphate synthase enzyme YjbQ, producing the protein MHFHVEQIQLNTRTAIEIIDLSEQVRQAFERHPVRQGWVTITSAHTTAFVALNEREPKLQQDMLDFLTRLAPPGQTHYRHDIDPLDGRPNTHSHLIGLFMNASETILVEDGRLLLGEWQSVFFIELDGPRPQRQVRVQIAGIL; encoded by the coding sequence ATGCATTTCCACGTCGAGCAGATTCAGCTGAACACCCGGACCGCGATCGAGATCATCGATCTCTCCGAACAGGTTCGGCAGGCGTTCGAGCGTCATCCCGTCCGCCAGGGTTGGGTGACGATCACCTCGGCGCATACGACCGCCTTCGTGGCCTTGAACGAGCGTGAGCCGAAGCTCCAGCAGGACATGCTCGATTTTCTGACGCGACTCGCACCGCCGGGTCAGACGCACTACCGGCACGACATCGACCCGCTCGACGGTCGTCCCAACACGCATTCGCATCTCATCGGGCTGTTCATGAACGCCTCCGAGACCATCCTGGTCGAGGACGGGCGGCTCCTGCTCGGTGAGTGGCAATCGGTCTTCTTCATCGAACTCGATGGGCCGCGTCCGCAACGTCAGGTGCGCGTACAGATCGCCGGCATCCTCTGA
- the pufA gene encoding light-harvesting antenna LH1, alpha subunit produces MPQQLYKIWLAFDPRMALIGLGAFLFALALFIHYMLLSSPGFDWLLGPDHAPVALSAGMSALPAGR; encoded by the coding sequence ATGCCCCAACAACTGTACAAGATTTGGCTGGCCTTCGATCCGCGCATGGCCCTGATTGGGCTGGGCGCCTTTTTGTTCGCGCTGGCTCTGTTCATTCATTACATGCTGCTGAGCTCGCCAGGATTCGACTGGTTGCTGGGTCCGGATCATGCTCCGGTCGCCCTGTCGGCTGGTATGTCCGCTCTGCCGGCTGGTCGTTGA
- the pufB gene encoding light-harvesting antenna LH1, beta subunit: MADQKSMTGLTEDEAKEFHGIFTQSMTMFFGIVIIAHILAWLWRPWL, from the coding sequence ATGGCTGATCAGAAGAGCATGACCGGGCTGACCGAAGACGAGGCTAAGGAATTCCACGGCATCTTCACCCAGAGCATGACCATGTTTTTTGGGATCGTGATCATTGCTCACATCCTGGCGTGGCTGTGGCGCCCCTGGCTGTAA
- the pufA gene encoding light-harvesting antenna LH1, alpha subunit, with translation MHKIWQIFDPRRTLVALFGFLFVLGLLIHFILLSSPAFNWLSGS, from the coding sequence ATGCACAAGATCTGGCAGATTTTCGATCCCCGCAGAACCCTGGTTGCCCTGTTCGGCTTCCTGTTCGTCCTGGGCCTGCTGATCCACTTCATCCTGCTCAGCAGCCCAGCCTTCAACTGGCTGAGCGGCTCCTAA
- the pufB gene encoding light-harvesting antenna LH1, beta subunit, which yields MANENRSMSGLTEDEAREFHGIFVSSFVVFTGIVVVAHILVWLWRPWL from the coding sequence ATGGCTAACGAAAACCGTTCGATGTCTGGGCTGACCGAAGATGAGGCAAGGGAATTCCACGGCATTTTCGTATCCAGTTTCGTCGTGTTCACGGGGATCGTCGTCGTTGCACACATCCTCGTGTGGTTGTGGCGTCCTTGGCTGTAA